One genomic region from Quercus robur chromosome 4, dhQueRobu3.1, whole genome shotgun sequence encodes:
- the LOC126720776 gene encoding DNA replication licensing factor MCM4-like, with product MFTTDDAPASSEGSEGYDTDDAGPTFVWGTNISDVFDYDPDLYTKMVRYPLEVLAIFDIVLMNMVGQINPLFENHIQTRIFNLKSSTSMRNLNPSGQITEPKICLKEECQAMDSMTLVHN from the exons ATGTTTACAACCGACGATGCGCCGGCCTCTTCCGAAGGCAGTGAGGGCTACGACACCGATGATGCTGGGCCGACGTTTGTTTGGGGCACGAACATAAGCGACGTGTTTGATTATGATCCTGACTTGTACACCAAGATGGTTAGGTACCCACTCGAAGTGCTGGCGATTTTCGACATTGTTTTGATGAACATGGTGGGACAAATTAACCCCTTGTTTGAAAACCACATTCAAACTCGGATTTTCAATCTCAAGAGCTCCACTTCAATGAGAAATCTTAACCCATCTG GGCAAATAACTGAACCGAAGATATGCTTGAAGGAAGAGTGTCAAGCTATGGACTCCATGACACTGGTTCACAACTGA